The genomic stretch ACATGCTGGCATCAATGGGTgagcaggggcagggggctgTAAGTGGGCCCAGCAAGGGCTGCTCATCCCTAAGGAACACTTCCTGTGCACTGACATGAGGTGCCCACCTGGAGAATAGCTGCCATCACTTTCAACATTTAGTAGATAGGGAAACTGTGGCACAGAGCAGTTGGGCACTGGACTTGGACCCAGATAAGCCCACTCCACGACAGAACTATCTCAGGCAGACTGTAGATTGTGCTGCCTGGTACCATTTCATTTAAAGAAAGGGATCAGTgactaaaagaaattttgaactgcACAGACTTCCTattgtacagatggggaaactgaggcctagagagggaGGCCAGAACACCTCCCCATTCCTTCAGAGGTTACCTGTGTCAGGCCCTGAGAGACTAACTCCAGTGACTTCCCCAGAATCAGCACCTTAGAGCTGAACAGACTCAGAAATCTAGTACATTTTATCATTGctcagatggggacactgaggcccagaggccaATCCTCCAGACACCAGCACCCACTTGTGGCTCTACTTCCACATCCCTCCCCATGTGCTGGCCACAGACAACCACCCTcagccccagctcctggcacCCCTTCATCCGGTGAGAGCATCTGGGCCAGACagtggctgggggaggagggctaCCCTGAAAAATCCACACTCCATTAGTAGCTCATTTCAGTGGTCCACAGATCAGTCATAGCCTTCTGGTTAAGAACATTATCCTCAGGTTGAAAACAAGAGCAGCAAATAATAGATAAAATAACAGGAAGCAGCTCTGCAGATACTATCTCAAATCTAAAGCAATCCTATTAGGTAGATGTGATTATCCTTCccactttataaatgaggaaacggaggctcagagaggttaagtaatctgcccaaggtcacacagctattgaGTGGtaaagctaggatttgaaccccaCAGTTGATTCACGTCCATGAGGCTGTGCCAATCATTATTATGTGCATTTTATAGCCATTGCCTTCTTCATCTTCACAATTCTAAAAGGCAGAGGAAATAAGcatagagctgggattcaaaccctagCCTGTGTGACACCAAAGCTCACCAGTTTAACTACTTTTGAAACCGTGCCTGGGATCTGGCTGCCTAGGTTCAGATGCTGGCTCCACTGCTGACTTGCTATGTGACCTAGGACTAGTCAccccatctctgtgcctcagatctCACAGGAGGATAAGAGCACTGACCTCACAGGTGGTGAAGTTAATGCGATAAGGCACATGGAGCACCAGACACAGAGAGCAGTCAGCAGGTGTGGGCTCTCACACTTCAGAGAGCATTATGGATGGTGGATACCCAGACCAGAGGAGGAAACTGGTCAAGGCAGCCAGGAGAGCAGGGTTGGGGAGGAAGCCATCAGAAAGCCGGCCGTCCCAGAAAGATGCTTTACAGTTTAGAAAACTTACTGTGGGGGCGTGAaggaaggggacagggaggggatgggaggtGACAGCAGGCACGAACGCCCCCCCAACCACAGGGAAGAACCCCACGGACGAGTACCTGGAGGGCATGATGAGTGAGGCCCCGGGGCCCATCAACTTCACCATGTTCCTCACCATGTTCGGGGAGAAGCTGAATGGCACGGACCCCGAGGACGTGATCCGCAACGCCTTTGCCTGCTTCGACGAGGAGGCCTCAGGTCAGCAGCCTCTGGATGGAGGCCTGGACAGAGCTGGGGCTGAGCACCTCCCCCAGGCCCGCCTCCAGCGGCATATGCAAGTGGGACTGGGCATGCTGGGACTTCAGGGCCCCTTGCCGTCAAAGGCCAGGACAGAAATCATCTGTCTGCTGGTTTCTGTCACTAGAACTATAAAAGCCATGCTGCTTTCCTGGTTTCTCTCCCAAATGCTAAACTAAAACAGCCCACATCCACCAAGCCTTTCCACTTAGTTCACCTGTTGGCCCAACACACTTGGCCTCTGCTTTTGACCTTTCCAGAAACCAAACCATTTCAGGCCCTTCTGGCCAACAAGGTACAGAAGTCAACCCCCATCTTCAGATCTTCCAAAGGGCTTTCTATCCCACAGCTCGTTTTTCCCAGGAACGGGCCAGAGTGACGCCAGCAGTAGTCATTTCAGTAGTTTCTCAAGGGCAACAGGTGCACCACAGACCTGAGCATATTCAGTTCATTTTCCTGACTTCCTTAACAGTCCCCTACCAGGTTGGCATATtttcatccccattttccagatcaaagagaggttaagtaacttgcccaaggtcacatagctagaaaGAAGGGGGATAAGCACTCAAACTCAGGCAGTAGAACTCCGGGGCTCACACTCTTAAAGCAAGACACAGTCGGCACCTCTGCCCCCGACAGCCCCAGGTCCCCCTCAGGAACACGCCGCAGACAGTCCCACTGTAGAACTCTTCCCTCTGGAGCCCCCAGCGAACTCAAACTGAACAAAGACCAGGGCTGTGGTTtttcctggcccctcccctacAAGGACTGGTGGGGGGCCTAGGGGTAGGGGGTGTTAGGTGTGTCCCATCCCAAGTGCCTGTCTcatggccctggccctgcccccaggttTCATCCACGAGGACCACCTTCGGGAGCTGCTGACCACCATGGGTGACCGCTTCACAGACGAGGAGGTGGACGAGATGTACCGCGAAGCACCCATTGATAAGAAAGGCAACTTCAACTACGTGGAGTTCACCCGCATTCTCAAACATGGTGCCAAGGACAAAGACGACTAGGCCACCCCAGTCCCCCATGCCAGGCCCCTGTCCCAGTCACGTGCTGCCCCGTACACTGTCTGCACCGGCTCTATGCCCATGAGCCCACAGGACCCTCTCAGGGGCTCCTCCCTCTTAGGGGTTAGGAGCCCAGCTCACAGGGGAGGAAACAGGCCGAGAGCACACAGTGCCAGGCAAGGGGCACATCGCCAGTGCAAGGCAGGTGTTCCCACCATGAACCTCCAAGGAAACACCATCTTCTTGGGAGCTAGGCCAGAGGGCTGGACCTGGAGGCACCAACAGACAGCCCCTCAAGAAAGCCCAGGCCTCAGGTGTTGCCTGCCCACTCCCAGGCTGCTCCCCACAGGAAGGGCCCTGCATCCTGGTCTGGGAAGCCATGTCATGTGCACCCCCATGCAGGGCATGAAAGCCCTTCCCCAGCCACTGTCACAAACACACCAACCTCACTAAGGTCCCTTCTCAGAGGACAGGATGCCAGACCCCTCCCCTGCACCCTGCCCAGCCACCAGGACACCACCCCTCACAGCATGCTCCAGAAGATGCATGTAGAGTGGACATTTGTCCCCAAGAGGCAGAATCTCTAATAGAAGGCTGAGCACTGCTtcaggtctgtgtgtctgtggttGGGGTGAAATAAAGGAGCCTGTAGGCCCCAAACACTGTCTCACTCTCTCCTCCCATACACAGTGGCTGCCCCCATCCTACCCCCTGGGCCAGGGAAGGCTCAGCTGAAACCAGATCAACAGTGGGCAGCAGACCAACATGCTGAGGGGAAAAGCTCTcctgagagagagaggacagagtGGGGAAGACCCTCAGGAATCACCATAGCAAATGCCAGTTGGGGGCGCTGAGCCTCTGAGTGAATGACAGGGACACTGACATCAGTGCCTGGGGCATAAGAGGAGTGAAAATACTGGATGAATGCACAGAGAGTCAATAGGGACAGGGACCGCCTGAGGTCACCCAGTGGGTCTGGGGCGAAGGGAAAGCTGGACCCTGGCCTCTGGACCTTCCATGGAGCTCAGGCCAGGGCTGGACACATCCCATCTGACCCCCAGCAGGGAGCAGATGCTGGGCCAGCTTGGTCCTGCTGCCTTCCCTAAGGGTCACCCAGAGCCAGCCAGCCACAGCACATGGCAAAGGTCCAAGATACAAGCCAAGGGAGTGCTGAGCATTAAGGGACACTGCAGTGATCCGGGAGGCCCTAACCTTCCACAGGTCTCTGCCCCTACTAGCTAAGCCCTGGTCAAAGCCCCATGAAATCCCTCCTCTTGCCCCCAGATTGAGCCCAACAAGTCCTTGATTTCAGATGGAGCCAGCCCAAACAAGTTCCAGCTAGGTCCAAATACTTCCCAGACTCAGTCCTGACCACACCACACCCTGACCCTGGCCCCAGGAGAAAGTGCAAAGGGAGGCATAAATCAGGCCAGGTTCCCTCCGGCAGAGGAAACCACTGAGGTCACAGCTAAAGGGCCTCTAGGTCCCAACAGGAGAAAGAGCCTGAGCTGTGACTCCCTTCACCATCAACCCAGAGACTCCAAGGAAGCCAGAGAGAGATTAAGGGAACTGTCAACATCAccaaaaaacaaagaatcctCTGAAGCCATGGTTGGGCCCCCATGGATGAGGTGGGGATGTgtaaagagaaggagggagaaacagCGGCCCAAAGTAGAACAGTGGTTCCAGGAAGGGTGGAAGTCCCTGGGCTGTGATTTTTTTGCTCCCACCATTTATCTGGAGCATCAGGGTAACCTTGGGACAAAGGTTGGAGACCATCCAGGCCCCTAGGCATTCCTCCTATACCCATGAAGGAGACAGCAATTGAGAAAGAACTGTGCCAGGGTGGAGCTAAGATTAACAAAGAGACCAAGAATTTACCCAACAACTGTtaacaactatatgccaacaattttgaaatgttaacaaatgaacaaattcctagaGTAATAGAGCCTTAGAAGCAGCTCAGAAAGTAATAAGatacaataaaacattttaaaatagggggaaaaaagcaaaaaaaaagtttgagttTTCTTAAGTATTGGCAAAATTGAAGCAGTGGttaaaaatcttcccacaaagacAATACTGGGCCCAGACAGCTTCACAGGCATGATCCACCAAACTTTCAAGGAACAGGTCATCCTGATTTTACACAGACTGTTCTAGCATAactatgataccaaaagcagacaaaaacattatcagaaaagaaaataacaagccAGTTTCATTCATGAATATAAATGCaggggggaggatacagctcaagtggtagggtgcatgcttagcatgcatgaggtcctgggttcaatccccactacctcctctaaaatgaataaacctaattacccctcccctgccaaaataaaataaccaaatataaataaagtaaaaaaatatatatacatgcaaaacTCTcatataaaatattagcaaaccaaatctaacaatgtgtttttaaaaagataataactaATGACCTAGTTGAATTTATTCCAGGTATTCAAGGATGGTTTAATATTAGAAAAGTCATAAATGTAATTCATCACATTAACAgattagaggaaaataaaaacacatatgaTTATattaatagatgcaaaaaaagcaattttaaataattttttaaaaaacaactcctattcatgataaaaaaaaatcttagtaaattagaatatagagaaatatCCTTAACCAGATTAAGAATATCTAAAGAAAAAACCTGGACCAAATAGCATCCTAAAGAGACAAAAGTTACATACAGGCATACCCTTTATAATCAGGAATTTACATGCAGGCATACCCTTTATAATCAGGAATGAGACAAGAGTGCCCACTATCACCACATTAATTCAACATTATCCTGCAAGTCCCAGACAACAAAAAGAGATGAGGGAAAAATTGAGAAGCCtaagaattggaaaggaagacataaaactgcCATTATTTGCAGATATGACTGTTTATAAAGAATCTAGGaataattagaaataatattTAGTCAGGTGTGTGGGTATAAGATATTCCTATGTACCAGCAGCAAacagcataaataaataaataaataaataaataaataaataaataaataaataatttttaaaatgtaatttaaaagggaaaaaaaaccctcactgAAAACAGTATaagaaaatatcaagcatctagGAATAAACTGAACAAAAGTTGTGTAAAAACCTGTTCAAGACCTAAAGTTAAAGAATAAAGCTTGGTTAAGTAACACTaaggaagacctaaataagtgggaaaataaagcatATCCATAGAAAGCAAAGATATCAATTTCCTCAGAACAGATATGCATATTCAGTGCAATGATATTCAAAAATTCCAAGAACGTTTTTCATGAAACTGTCaagatgattctaaaatgtatatggaagagTAAAGGCATGAGTTGCCAGACACCTGTgacaaagaagagggaaggaagttgTGCTTTCCAGATTTCAGGGCTTAATATGAAGCTGTAGTAGACATGATAGTGTGATACTATCATGGAAGGACAGACAAATTGATTCAAGGAATGGAATAGAGACTCCAGGAACAGACCCACACATTTGTGGAACTTGTTATCTGACAAAGGAACGTGTAGATCAGTGGAGAAAGAGGGGACTCAACAAATGGAGTTGACACCTGCCAAAGGGGATACAAAGAAAAAGCTCTCAATTCCAAGTACTGAAGAGGGTAAGAATGGGGAGCAACTAAAATTCTCACACACTACAGCTGGACATGTACAGGtataatcactttggaaaactggcagTATCTACTAAAACTGAACATATATCTACcccatgactcagcaattctactcctaggtgtgTTCACATCCAACAGAAATGTGGGTACTTGTTCACCAAAAGACAGACTCAagcatgctcacagcagcactactatTAATAGCCCCACACTAGAAGCAACCCAATCTGTCCACCAACAGAATGGACAAAGAATGACAGTGAATTACAGCCACATAcatcaacatggataaatctcacaaacatgaagtcaagcccccccccaaaaaaaaacccaaaatacagACACAAAGAGGCACACATCTGTATCAGTCAAGATTTGATTAAGCGACAGAAATCACACTAATTATTTTGACagattatttaatataaataattgttaactaGGTATTAAGTTTTAATTAAGTAACTGAAAGGTTAAAAAGAGAACTCAAGAAATTTGAAAACATGGGTGGAATTTTCTTCTGAAGAAGTAcaagaaacaacagaaaatttgaatagaGTGATtcacatcaagaaaatgaaagtaaaacagagaaaatacctgcaaatcatatgtctgataagAGATTTGTATATAAAGAGTTCTCACAACTTAATAatataaataacccaatttaaaaatgggcaacatatgtgaaaagacatttctccaaagaacgtATGCAGTCAATAaacaaagatgctcaacatcattaaagaaatggactacagtagcagtagtagtagtactaataatcataatcataataaaaaaaaaaaaacaagtgtcggggaggatgtggagaaattaaaacCTTCATACATTCCTGTAggaaatgtaaaatagtgcagctgCTTTAGAAAACAGGCTGGTGGGTCCTCAAAAGgataaacacagagttaccagatggcccagcaattctactcctaggtatatacccaagaaactgaaaacatacatccacacaaaaaaccTGAaagcaaatgttcatagcagcattattccaaatagttataaaaacagaaacagcccagatgtccatcgagagatgaatggataaataaatgcgGTATATCCatgcactggaatattattcagcaacaaaaaacgaagtactgattcatgctacaacatggatacaCCTCAAAagcagtatgctaagtgaaacaagttcatgactccatttgtatgaaatgtccaaagtaggcaaatctacagagaatAATTAGTGTGGCCTAAGGCTGGGGTAGGGAGGGTGCAGAAGGGGGAGTGAAATTAGATTACGTTGACGGTTGCACAACTCTTTAAATCTCCTAAAATTaattgaactgtatactttaaatgggtgaattttataatACGTAATTTATAtagcaataaagctgttaaagcaAATAGTAAAtagtcaataagaaaaaaaaaccctaagctAACATTTTCGTAaggcttggtttttttttctcttcaaaggtTACCACATTTAAACAGTtaactttcatttctttattttcttgaaattgtTATTTCCTTATATTTATGTAAACCCCATTAGCTCTGataaaccaataaaaacaaaCCTTAAATTTAAGAGATATCATTTATAACTTACTAATTAACATACTATGGAGGTAGGAGAATGTTTCAGACTCATATAGAAACACCTAAAACTTTCAGCTTCAGTTCACCAACCTCAGCCATGTgccaaaataaactaaaaaacacaaaaaccgaCTGGCCCGTATCTcaaagggctgtctcctttcaacactttctatttctctcaatattttcttaattgatTTGCGCTCACAAAGATAAGAAAACtatcaagataaaaaaaaaagactaacaaaTAAGATTCTCCCTCATTTCCCACTAGATAGAGAACAGACCCCCACTGTCTGATAGAGATCGGCAAACAGACATAAAACCAACTGTCAGTTGTTGCTGGCCACAACGAGAAATAGCTTGGCCAAGAACTAAAACCAAAACACCaagtcagaaaacaaacaaagaaaaaaggaagaaagaaaaaagcagagaTGGTCTGAGAAGAGAAACAGAGATTATTGATACTTAAAATTCACTCCAGGGGACAGAAGAAGATGTGCCTTAAACAACTCATAAGACCCCTTTCACAGACAACAGTTTAACTGGCTCTGGCAGGTAAGCTAAGTCCACTGAGCAACACAGCAGGATGCTCTCCAAAACACAAAGCATAATGTTCAAGAAGTTAGACACTGTACAGAATACCTAACCAgaactcctcaaaactgtcaaggtcatcaaaatcaAACTGACACacttggaaacaatccaaatatccttCCAAAGAtaactggataaacaaaatgtggttcgTTCATCCAATGGAATGCTATTCCACAATAAGAAGGAAACAACTGCCTGATACACACACAACAGGAGTGAATCTCAGATGCATTACACtcagagaaagaagcagattcaaaaGCTGTGTACTTTAGGATTCCACTTGTATGACAGTCTGAATATGGCAAAACTATAGGTCAAAAACAGCTTAGGgactgccacaagccaagggtgGGAAGAAAGACTGTAAAAGGGGACATGAGTCAGTTCTGGGGGGTGATGTAATTATTCTATTATCTTGAATATGGCAGTGATCACATGATTGTATATGTTTGATAAAACTCATTTTTTAGAAAGGGCAAATTTTTACtgtaataaaatgaaacaagGAAAATATGGTAAGAAAAAGTTATAGAATCTAATAGGCAAATgagaaaagaatataaacagGAGATTCACAAAAGGGAATTTCAACTAACAAGGACAATATTTCAACCTCACTGGTGTTCAGAGAGCAAAAACAAGAGACCACTTTATACTCATCAGATTGGCAATCACAGAGGTGGATAATACCAAACACaggcaaagacagagagaaaggggaaTCCTCATACGATGGGTGATCAGGGACAGACTGGTCACCCCAGCAGGAGAGCACCTGCCAGTACTTGTGAACAAGTAAAGCCCTTCTGGCTCAGCAACTACACAGCTGGAAACATCGCCCAGAGAAACTGTGCACAGGCCCAGACGGGGCAGGACAACGTGCTCACTGCCAGCATGGATAGCAGCAGGGCGATGGAGGGAACCCACGTGTCTGTCAtgagaagaatgaataagtgaaatgtGACGGATACATGCTGTGGAATATCACGTGGCACTCTGATGCAATGAACTCAATGTTCACCCATCAACACAGACAGATATTAAAAACAATATGTTTGGGGGCGGGGGCGACAGAGTAAGAGCTATCGCTGAGTAACTTAAGTGTAATTTTAAAACACGCATAGGATTTTAAAACCAGCATAGGGTTGTTCAAGGGACTGTTGGGATATTACCCAAGGACCCAAAGAAAACATTTAGAGTGGATtcaaagggtgggggagggtcaCAGGAGTGGAGACTAGAAACACATGGATGGCTGATGGCAGTGTCATGATAGGGACAGGGAGGATAAGGAGGTGGGGGCCACCTGGattgggaaaagaaaaggagTGAAACAAAGAAGAGTACCTGAAATTAACAGGGTCCTGACCGATGGATAAATGATAAATCTCCACAAGGATAGGTATGCGGTTAGTGGGTAAACAAGAAACAAGTGAGGTTTATCACTTCCTTCTGAAGTTCAGAAGGAACCCTGGTCAACTTAACTGataaataaagaaaaccaaacaggGGAAAGGACTCTGCCTGCATTCTCGGTGCTGGAGTATGGGGCAGGGTAGGGAGAAAGTGCAAAGCCAGATCCTGAAAGGACTTGAATGACAGATGAGAGTGTTTGATTTTTCCTCCTGCCCGCACCCCAAGCACAAAGGAGTCTTTGAAGCATCTGAAGCAAAAGAGCTTGGTCACATTTGCCCATGAAAGACTAATGCAGATGTAGGTGAGGGGATTCTACTGGAGACTGGGTACTAGGTACCAACAAGCATCTATTTAGAGCCTATTAGGGGAGGTTTCAGGTGTTGGGAGATTCCATAGTGAACCAAACAGTTCACCATCgagcagggaagagagagagatagagtgACATCAAACAATAAAACTAATCATTACAAAATAGGTTAAGCATGATGTAGGAAACAGATTAACAGGGAGAAGGGAGACCAGTCCTGAGTGGTCAGGGACAGCCttcctgaggaggtgacatttaaggtaAAGTAGGGGAAACcacaagagtttttttaaaaaaaaaaaaacactgaatggATATGAACTTGGCATGAAGTGAAGTAAGCAGGGCTACGGATGGCGTGAGATGAGAAAAGTTTGCAGGGGCCAAGTGATAAATCCAGAGCCTTCTGGGACCATGGGGGAGTTTGGATAGGACTATTAGTGCCGTGGGAACCACTGGAAAGTTTGAAACAGGGCACTTCATTTTTACTGGGCACTCACTATGGGTTAGGTGCCAAACTTTACATTTTACATGGCTGAccacattttattttgtacaaCTTATCCATAAAGACAGGCTGTTACTAACACAATTAAtacctgagaaaactgaggcaggaaaAAGTTAAATGACCTACTCAAGTCAACTAGATGTTGCTTAATAAAATAACGACCCACATTTAATGAGCaattattacatggcagacagtCTGATTTCAGAGGAGAAAGGGATCTATTTAAGAATTTCTCTGGCTGTAAAACTACATGAGCAAATCTCTGTCCCTCTCTGCTTCCTCACATATAAAATGGAAAGACTGGACCTGTATCATGGAACACTGTAGCTAAATGTACCTCCAGTATCCCAGGTTGGCAGTGGCAAGCACAAGGTTGCCCTGACAATCTGTGACAAGGGATTTGGATTCTCAGCCTAGTCTGCTGTCCTGATGCTAGCTGCCTCTAAAGGACCTCCAAGGTCCCTCCAGTTCTAAGATGTTAGGATCCCACCTCAAGGGGCCAGCAGCCCAGAGCCACAGAGCCCTCAAGAGCCTCTAGCTGGCTCTTAGGTACCCAGGCTGAATAGTCCCTTTCTTCAAAGCTAGTACTCAGGGTGGGGCAGCAATAGCCACAGGCAATGACCGCAGCAGCAACCGAAAAGGACATCACAGGGACTAGAGTCCCTGCCACCCATACCCTGGCCTGGTCCCCAGTCTCATCCACTGAGTCACCTGGGGCAAACCACTGACCCCCACTTCCACTACATCtgccaaataaaagaaaacaagagaaccAGCTTCATTAGTCATTGTGAAGTTGGGAATTACTACGTGGGACCTAACTCTTATAAACCCACCACCAGCAATTCTCCCCTGGCTAGAAATTAAATGCCTACAAGAGGTTAAGGTGGGTGTTCACTAGAGCTGGTCTTCCCTTCATCCCCAAGACATTTACAGGAGGATCACAGAGTGTAAAATCCTGTGCTAGGCTGGATGGAGGTATATGCCATACCTTTTTTATGCATCAAAATAAATCTGAGGAAGGAAATGTGGATGTAAATAAATCAAATCTTAAAACAACTTATACAAATTCTTCACATGtccaccccattttacagatgaggcttaGGGGACCCAAGGTCACCCTGAAGAGGAACTGGCATTCAGACCTGAGGTTAAGTTGGGTTAAGTCCAGGTATTAGTACCGTATTTATTGGCTTATAAGATACACGGGTACATAGATGCATTTCAATTTTACATGTAAAGTTTGGGGGAAATAATTGCGAGGTCAGAGGTAACACAGTGGAGTAATTAAGAGAACAAAGTTAGGCTGCAATCCTAGTTCTGCCGTTTATTAGCAGCATGA from Vicugna pacos chromosome 19, VicPac4, whole genome shotgun sequence encodes the following:
- the MYL9 gene encoding myosin regulatory light polypeptide 9 isoform X1; its protein translation is MSSKRAKAKTTKKRPQRATSNVFAMFDQSQIQEFKEAFNMIDQNRDGFIDKEDLHDMLASMGFIHEDHLRELLTTMGDRFTDEEVDEMYREAPIDKKGNFNYVEFTRILKHGAKDKDD
- the MYL9 gene encoding myosin regulatory light polypeptide 9 isoform X2, giving the protein MSSKRAKAKTTKKRPQRATSNVFAMFDQSQIQEFKEAFNMIDQNRDGFIDKEDLHDMLASMGKNPTDEYLEGMMSEAPGPINFTMFLTMFGEKLNGTDPEDVIRNAFACFDEEASGFIHEDHLRELLTTMGDRFTDEEVDEMYREAPIDKKGNFNYVEFTRILKHGAKDKDD